From Arcticibacter tournemirensis, one genomic window encodes:
- a CDS encoding phosphoribosylpyrophosphate synthetase translates to MENYQTMVEALDGLKQRGFTLDFNLANGVLHNSSENIVLQPEDFSICEVHRFEGMSDPGDNSIVYGIRSDKYNVKGVFVNAYGVYSDDISEELLKKLNTPD, encoded by the coding sequence ATGGAAAATTATCAAACAATGGTTGAAGCCCTCGACGGCTTAAAACAGCGGGGCTTTACCCTAGATTTCAATCTTGCTAATGGAGTTTTACACAACAGCAGCGAAAACATAGTCCTTCAGCCCGAAGACTTCAGCATTTGCGAGGTTCACCGCTTTGAAGGGATGTCTGATCCTGGTGACAATTCCATCGTTTATGGAATCAGGTCGGATAAGTACAATGTAAAAGGAGTTTTTGTAAACGCCTATGGAGTTTACTCTGACGACATTTCCGAAGAACTTTTAAAGAAACTGAATACGCCGGATTAA
- a CDS encoding 3-phosphoshikimate 1-carboxyvinyltransferase — protein sequence MTNRSLTLSKPSAESFCSIELTGSKSESNRALILNALSKGKVGIRNLSSADDTAVMQESLKNAADHAPLINIGPAGTAMRFLSAYFAVTGTETTLTGTERMKQRPIGILVNALRELGAIVDYAEEEGFPPLAFHKGFSQKNNKINIRGNVSSQYITALLLVAAALPEGLELNIEGELTSRPYVEMTLSMLSEAGISYQWKENVILIPSRDFGDALITVEPDWSAASYWYSIAALSDAAAIKLPWLKKSSLQGDSRISSIMEHFGVSTEFTDGGIEISKVATGIKGDLFDLKDCPDLAQTVIVCSAALGHNATFTGLETLKIKETDRIAALQNELGKIGVKLHEDNGFYHLDCSGLHFPEIVRIDTYEDHRMAMAFAPLALKIPKVIIEDPAVVGKSYPSFWNDLEKAGFFIIDN from the coding sequence ATGACGAACAGGTCTTTAACTCTCTCAAAGCCATCGGCCGAATCTTTCTGTTCTATTGAACTTACGGGATCGAAAAGCGAAAGCAACCGCGCACTGATCCTCAACGCCCTTAGCAAGGGGAAGGTCGGTATTAGAAACCTCTCTTCGGCTGATGATACGGCGGTGATGCAGGAGAGCCTGAAGAATGCTGCCGACCATGCACCTCTGATAAATATTGGTCCGGCGGGAACGGCTATGCGATTTCTTAGTGCGTATTTTGCGGTAACTGGCACAGAGACGACTCTTACGGGTACTGAAAGAATGAAACAGCGCCCGATCGGCATACTTGTTAATGCGCTGAGAGAGCTGGGAGCTATAGTGGACTATGCCGAAGAAGAAGGCTTCCCTCCTCTTGCTTTTCATAAAGGCTTCAGCCAAAAGAACAACAAGATAAACATCAGGGGCAATGTGAGTTCACAGTACATCACGGCATTATTGCTCGTGGCGGCAGCTCTTCCCGAAGGACTGGAACTTAATATAGAAGGAGAGCTTACTTCCAGGCCGTACGTAGAGATGACTTTATCCATGCTAAGCGAGGCGGGTATCAGTTATCAATGGAAGGAGAACGTTATTCTGATCCCTTCCCGGGATTTCGGAGATGCTTTGATCACGGTAGAACCCGACTGGAGCGCAGCGTCTTACTGGTACTCGATTGCAGCCTTGTCTGACGCAGCCGCCATTAAACTGCCCTGGCTTAAGAAGAGCAGCCTGCAGGGCGACAGCAGGATCAGCAGCATCATGGAACACTTTGGCGTGAGTACTGAGTTTACCGACGGCGGGATAGAGATATCTAAAGTGGCGACCGGGATCAAGGGTGATCTGTTCGATCTGAAAGACTGCCCCGACCTGGCTCAGACAGTGATCGTTTGCAGTGCTGCTTTAGGCCATAACGCTACATTTACAGGTCTTGAAACTTTGAAGATCAAGGAGACCGACAGGATCGCGGCGCTGCAGAATGAGCTCGGCAAGATCGGCGTGAAACTTCATGAAGACAACGGGTTCTATCACCTGGACTGCTCTGGCCTCCACTTCCCTGAAATTGTTAGAATTGACACATACGAAGATCACCGGATGGCTATGGCTTTTGCTCCTCTGGCGCTAAAAATCCCCAAAGTAATTATTGAGGACCCGGCGGTTGTTGGTAAGTCGTACCCTTCGTTCTGGAATGACCTGGAGAAGGCGGGATTCTTTATAATTGACAATTGA
- a CDS encoding chorismate mutase has product MKLNLNIEPLSNWLKPQHQPLVIAGPCSAETEEQLLATADLLAKTGKISVLRAGIWKPRTRPGEFEGIGSIGLKWLQRAKEQTGLPITVEVATGKHVEEALAAGVDILWVGARSTVNPFTVQEIADALKGVDVPVMVKNPVNPDLSLWIGALERINNAGITKLAAISRGFSSYEKSAFRNEPMWELTIQLKTLCPQLPVICDPSHICGNRELIPYISQKALDLEMQGLMVESHIDPSVAWTDAKQQLTPSSLSELIDHLTIRQPDPVNPKVIDKLAELRKQIDKIDDLVIQKLAERMSIVDKIGEYKRDNGITILQLNRWDEIIQKRASFGKALKLDEDFTTKMLELIHAESIRRQTEIMNAKAPVAEK; this is encoded by the coding sequence ATGAAACTTAATCTCAACATAGAACCACTAAGCAACTGGTTGAAGCCGCAGCATCAGCCACTGGTAATTGCAGGTCCCTGCAGCGCTGAAACTGAAGAACAGCTTTTAGCAACTGCCGACCTTTTAGCTAAAACAGGTAAGATATCTGTACTAAGGGCAGGAATATGGAAACCGCGCACCCGGCCGGGAGAGTTTGAAGGTATTGGAAGCATCGGCTTGAAATGGCTTCAACGTGCTAAAGAACAAACCGGTTTGCCTATTACGGTAGAGGTAGCTACAGGCAAACACGTAGAAGAGGCGTTAGCAGCTGGTGTGGACATTCTATGGGTTGGAGCCCGTTCAACGGTAAATCCTTTCACGGTTCAGGAAATAGCCGACGCTTTAAAGGGTGTTGATGTACCTGTAATGGTAAAGAATCCGGTGAACCCTGATCTTTCTTTATGGATCGGCGCACTGGAGCGCATTAACAACGCGGGTATCACCAAGCTGGCTGCCATATCGCGTGGATTTTCGTCTTACGAAAAGTCGGCCTTCAGGAATGAGCCGATGTGGGAGCTTACTATCCAGCTGAAAACTCTTTGTCCGCAATTGCCTGTAATCTGCGACCCTAGTCACATTTGCGGCAACCGCGAGCTGATCCCTTATATTTCACAAAAGGCTCTTGACCTTGAAATGCAGGGATTAATGGTCGAGTCGCACATCGATCCTTCGGTAGCATGGACAGATGCCAAACAGCAGCTTACTCCGTCTTCCCTTTCTGAGCTGATCGATCACCTTACTATTCGTCAGCCTGACCCGGTAAATCCGAAAGTGATTGACAAGCTGGCTGAATTACGTAAGCAGATCGACAAGATTGATGACCTGGTAATCCAGAAATTGGCTGAAAGGATGTCGATAGTAGATAAAATTGGTGAGTATAAAAGAGATAACGGGATTACTATCCTCCAGTTAAACCGATGGGATGAGATTATTCAAAAGCGTGCAAGTTTTGGCAAGGCCCTGAAGCTTGACGAAGACTTTACCACAAAAATGCTTGAGCTGATACATGCGGAATCTATTCGCAGGCAGACTGAGATCATGAACGCAAAAGCCCCTGTTGCTGAAAAATGA
- a CDS encoding RNA-binding S4 domain-containing protein, which translates to MIEFELAGEFIPLIQLLKATNLVQTGGEAQIVVSDGLVKCNGEVEYRKRLKVKRGDIIEFDRKKIVVK; encoded by the coding sequence ATGATAGAATTTGAGCTTGCAGGAGAATTTATTCCGCTGATACAATTGCTGAAGGCTACGAATCTTGTGCAAACAGGCGGCGAAGCCCAGATAGTCGTTTCTGACGGATTGGTGAAGTGCAACGGAGAAGTAGAATACAGGAAACGTCTGAAAGTTAAAAGGGGTGATATAATTGAATTTGACCGTAAAAAAATCGTCGTAAAATAA
- a CDS encoding proline dehydrogenase family protein, whose product MNQNLGETISTNIDLPDFNDTEIAFKGKTKEDLNRAYWLFKIISSNFLTKVGPYLTNSAIKFGLPVIPLIKKTIFAQFCGGETIEECNATIAQLDSGKVGTILDYSVEGEQQEKSFIHTTEEIMAIIRKAKTDPRIPLTVFKPTGVARFELLKKVSAKASLSTAEQAEYFKVKARINQICRLAYELDVPVMIDAEESWIQNAIDDIATEMMRTYNRERAIVYNTYQLYRNDKLASLQADIYLAETDGFILGAKLVRGAYMEKERERAQRMGYPSPIHASKEATDTDYNEAIKRCMKHIEHTAFVAGTHNEQSCRLLAELINEYRLPHNHPHICFSQLLGMSDNLSFNLGSAGYNVTKYVPYGPVKSVLPYLFRRAEENTAIAGQTGRELKLIAAEKERRRTN is encoded by the coding sequence ATGAATCAGAACTTAGGAGAAACAATTTCAACAAATATAGATCTTCCGGATTTTAACGATACCGAAATAGCGTTCAAAGGTAAAACCAAGGAAGATCTGAACCGGGCTTATTGGCTGTTTAAGATCATTTCCAGTAACTTTCTAACGAAAGTGGGGCCGTACCTCACCAATAGCGCAATTAAGTTCGGCCTGCCTGTAATTCCCCTGATAAAGAAAACCATCTTTGCGCAGTTCTGCGGGGGCGAAACAATCGAAGAATGTAATGCTACCATCGCGCAGCTCGACAGCGGGAAAGTAGGCACTATACTCGATTATTCGGTAGAAGGCGAACAACAGGAGAAGAGCTTTATTCATACTACGGAAGAGATCATGGCGATCATCAGGAAGGCAAAAACAGACCCGCGGATTCCGCTTACTGTTTTCAAGCCTACCGGTGTTGCCCGGTTTGAACTTCTAAAAAAGGTTAGCGCTAAAGCTTCTCTGAGCACGGCAGAGCAGGCAGAATATTTTAAGGTTAAAGCCCGCATTAACCAGATCTGCCGTCTGGCATATGAGTTAGATGTGCCGGTAATGATTGATGCCGAAGAGTCGTGGATACAGAATGCCATAGATGATATCGCCACCGAAATGATGCGCACGTATAACAGGGAGCGGGCCATCGTGTATAACACCTACCAGCTTTACCGTAACGACAAGCTCGCCTCCCTTCAGGCCGATATTTATCTGGCTGAAACCGATGGCTTTATACTCGGCGCGAAGCTAGTCCGCGGAGCTTATATGGAGAAAGAACGCGAGAGGGCACAGCGTATGGGATATCCCTCGCCGATCCATGCAAGTAAAGAAGCTACAGACACTGACTACAACGAAGCTATCAAACGTTGTATGAAGCATATTGAACATACTGCATTTGTTGCAGGTACGCATAATGAGCAAAGCTGTCGTTTGCTTGCAGAGCTGATAAATGAATACAGGTTGCCCCATAATCATCCTCATATCTGTTTCTCGCAGTTACTAGGGATGAGTGATAATTTGAGTTTTAATCTCGGAAGCGCGGGATATAACGTCACCAAGTATGTGCCGTACGGACCGGTGAAGTCGGTATTGCCCTACCTGTTTCGCCGCGCAGAAGAAAATACGGCGATAGCAGGGCAGACCGGTAGAGAGCTTAAACTGATAGCAGCAGAAAAGGAAAGGCGACGGACGAATTAA
- a CDS encoding prephenate dehydratase encodes MDKKRVAIQGIKASFHEEAALKFFGDDIETIECSSFKQTCQALRNKKADYVVMAIENSIAGSLLPNYTLLRDYHFSIIGEVYLRIQLHLLALPGVKFEQIKNVESHPIAIRQCIDFFDEYPHLNIKESTDTAACAKRIRDEQLTDTVAIANQLAAKLYNLEILERRIESNKKNYTRFLILTDHKETDIPGANKASISFQTTDEVGSLAKVLNIFAENEVNLTKIQSMPVLGRRNEYNFYVDVEWDKTAHYQEAISKVLRHTVNFTLMGEYLKNDRV; translated from the coding sequence ATGGATAAAAAAAGAGTAGCAATACAGGGAATTAAGGCGTCCTTCCACGAGGAAGCGGCTTTAAAGTTTTTCGGCGACGATATTGAAACGATCGAATGCAGTTCGTTTAAGCAGACCTGCCAGGCTCTGCGAAACAAAAAGGCCGACTACGTAGTGATGGCCATTGAGAACTCGATTGCCGGAAGCCTTCTTCCGAACTACACTCTTCTGCGCGACTACCACTTCTCGATCATCGGCGAAGTGTATCTGCGCATCCAGCTGCACCTTCTCGCTTTGCCCGGCGTTAAATTTGAACAGATAAAGAATGTTGAATCACATCCGATTGCTATACGTCAGTGTATCGACTTTTTTGATGAATATCCGCATCTGAATATTAAAGAGAGCACCGATACCGCGGCATGTGCCAAACGGATAAGGGATGAGCAGCTTACTGATACCGTAGCCATAGCCAACCAGCTTGCTGCCAAGCTGTACAACCTCGAGATCCTCGAACGGCGTATCGAATCGAACAAGAAGAATTACACACGTTTTCTGATCCTCACAGATCATAAGGAAACGGATATACCGGGGGCTAATAAAGCATCTATTTCCTTTCAGACCACCGACGAAGTGGGATCGCTGGCTAAAGTGTTAAATATCTTTGCCGAAAATGAGGTAAACCTCACCAAGATCCAGTCGATGCCTGTTTTAGGAAGACGAAATGAGTATAATTTTTATGTTGACGTTGAATGGGATAAAACAGCACATTACCAGGAAGCAATCAGTAAGGTGCTACGGCATACCGTGAATTTCACGCTGATGGGCGAGTATCTTAAGAACGACCGCGTTTAA
- the aroC gene encoding chorismate synthase: MAGNTFGQLFRITTFGESHGEAIGVIIDGCPPNVEIDLEFIQGELDKRKPGQSKITTQRKESDTAKILSGVFGGKSTGTPIAMVIPNEDQRSKDYDHNKDIFRPSHADFTYQAKYGNRDYRGGGRSSARETAARVAAGAVARLFLKQKGIEIFAHVSSAGAIDAPNVPSRNLAELLEIRESNIVRCADPATANEMIELIDGVRKQGDTIGGKISCIIRNCPVGLGEPVFDKLHADLGKAMLSINAVHGFEYGSGFAGSEMRGSEHNDIFIAPEGDAPVSTLTNFSGGIQGGISNGMDIMFRVAFKPIATIMQSQQTIDKDGNAAEIKGKGRHDPCVVPRAVVIVEAMAALVIADHLLRQEAISL; encoded by the coding sequence ATGGCGGGAAATACTTTCGGACAACTGTTTCGCATTACAACCTTCGGGGAATCACACGGTGAAGCTATAGGGGTGATTATTGACGGATGCCCTCCTAATGTGGAGATCGATCTGGAGTTTATTCAGGGCGAACTTGATAAGAGGAAGCCGGGGCAGTCGAAGATCACTACGCAAAGAAAAGAAAGCGATACCGCTAAGATTTTGTCCGGGGTGTTTGGGGGTAAGAGTACTGGGACGCCGATTGCCATGGTTATCCCTAATGAGGATCAACGGTCGAAGGACTATGACCACAACAAAGATATATTCAGGCCTTCGCATGCGGATTTTACGTATCAGGCGAAATACGGCAACCGCGATTATCGTGGCGGCGGCCGCTCTTCTGCCCGCGAAACGGCAGCCCGTGTGGCCGCAGGAGCTGTGGCACGGCTATTCTTAAAGCAAAAAGGCATTGAGATATTTGCCCATGTTTCGTCTGCCGGAGCGATCGATGCTCCGAATGTCCCGAGTAGAAATCTCGCCGAGCTGCTTGAAATACGCGAAAGCAACATCGTGCGTTGTGCCGACCCCGCTACGGCGAACGAAATGATTGAGCTGATCGACGGCGTCAGGAAGCAGGGCGACACGATCGGCGGAAAGATTTCCTGCATCATCCGGAACTGCCCGGTAGGCCTCGGCGAACCGGTATTCGATAAGCTTCATGCCGATCTTGGAAAGGCTATGCTGAGCATCAACGCGGTTCATGGCTTTGAATATGGGTCTGGGTTCGCCGGCTCTGAAATGAGAGGCTCGGAGCATAACGACATCTTTATAGCTCCTGAAGGCGATGCACCCGTCAGTACACTCACCAATTTCTCCGGAGGCATCCAGGGTGGCATCTCCAATGGCATGGATATCATGTTCAGAGTAGCATTTAAGCCCATAGCGACCATCATGCAAAGTCAGCAAACAATAGACAAGGATGGAAATGCGGCCGAAATAAAAGGGAAAGGACGTCATGATCCATGTGTGGTACCAAGAGCAGTGGTTATTGTAGAGGCTATGGCGGCACTCGTTATTGCCGACCACCTGCTGAGGCAGGAGGCGATCAGCTTGTAG
- the aroB gene encoding 3-dehydroquinate synthase, whose amino-acid sequence MLPIQSNGYSVFFDNSLASLKEFLNTSDYSKVFFLTDLNTSEHCLPLIGKYLPELDNYDIIEVDPGEENKNIDYCIGVWQMLLDFGADRNSLLINLGGGVITDMGGFAASTFKRGIDFIQIPTTLLSQVDASVGGKTGIDLGSIKNIIGTFTQPKAVFISTEFLKTLSKRQLVSGFAEIVKHGLIADKDYYYQIQNIDIVDPPAEAIYRSVEIKNHVVTTDPFEKGLRKTLNFGHTIGHAVETYSLKNDSDPLLHGEAIALGMICESFLSHKHNGLGEEDLKEIIRYIRSVFPDYSFKPSSYSDVMEFMKNDKKNISGNIGFALLKEIGQCDYNIYLEETQIIESFNYYNSLLNQ is encoded by the coding sequence ATGCTTCCAATACAGAGCAACGGATACTCCGTCTTTTTTGATAACAGCCTTGCCTCACTTAAAGAATTTCTGAACACGTCTGACTATTCGAAGGTCTTCTTCCTGACAGACCTTAACACGTCGGAACATTGTCTGCCGCTGATCGGCAAATATCTTCCGGAACTGGATAATTACGACATCATCGAAGTAGATCCCGGTGAAGAGAACAAGAATATCGATTACTGCATTGGCGTATGGCAGATGCTCCTCGACTTTGGCGCCGACCGGAACAGCTTGCTGATTAACCTTGGAGGTGGTGTTATTACCGACATGGGTGGTTTCGCTGCTTCTACTTTTAAGCGGGGGATTGACTTTATACAGATCCCTACCACCCTGCTTTCGCAGGTAGACGCTTCTGTGGGCGGTAAAACGGGCATCGACCTGGGCAGCATAAAGAACATTATAGGCACTTTTACACAGCCTAAGGCGGTGTTCATCTCTACGGAATTCCTGAAGACTTTAAGCAAAAGACAGCTGGTATCGGGCTTTGCTGAAATTGTGAAACATGGCCTGATTGCCGATAAGGATTATTACTATCAAATCCAGAATATTGATATTGTGGACCCGCCCGCTGAAGCTATTTACCGTTCGGTGGAAATTAAAAATCACGTGGTCACTACCGATCCTTTCGAGAAAGGACTAAGGAAGACCCTTAATTTCGGTCATACTATCGGACATGCGGTCGAAACATACTCTCTCAAAAACGACAGCGACCCGCTTCTGCACGGCGAGGCAATTGCTTTGGGAATGATCTGCGAGAGTTTTCTCTCGCACAAACACAATGGTTTAGGTGAAGAGGATTTAAAAGAAATTATCCGCTATATCCGTTCTGTTTTTCCTGATTATTCTTTTAAGCCATCTTCTTATAGTGATGTGATGGAGTTCATGAAAAACGACAAAAAGAATATCAGCGGAAATATCGGCTTTGCATTATTGAAAGAGATAGGGCAATGCGATTACAATATATACCTGGAGGAAACGCAGATTATCGAAAGCTTCAATTATTATAACAGCCTTTTAAATCAATAA
- a CDS encoding HAD family hydrolase, giving the protein MQHIKNIIFDYGNVIFLIDFLKTQHTFTDLGIKNVERFFAHSGHDPLFDEFEKGNITSAEFRDGIRRITQKPELTDEQIDNAWTSLLIGVPPVHHELLLKAKAQYRTFLLSNINEIHLDYISDYLKREYQVESNDVFFEKVYYSHLVRMRKPNREIFELVLNENNLNPAETLFIDDSPQHLKTGQELGLHTHLRTKDDSLEKFLYRSGLLKP; this is encoded by the coding sequence ATGCAGCATATTAAAAACATCATCTTCGATTACGGTAACGTGATCTTCCTGATCGATTTTCTTAAGACTCAACACACCTTTACTGACCTTGGAATTAAAAACGTGGAGCGCTTTTTTGCTCACTCCGGACATGATCCGCTGTTCGATGAGTTTGAAAAGGGAAACATTACTTCGGCTGAGTTTCGCGACGGCATCAGAAGGATCACCCAAAAGCCGGAGCTTACCGACGAGCAGATTGACAACGCATGGACCAGCCTCCTGATTGGTGTGCCGCCGGTCCACCACGAACTGTTACTGAAAGCAAAAGCGCAATACCGCACATTCCTGCTCAGCAACATTAATGAGATTCATCTCGACTACATTTCCGATTACTTAAAACGCGAATACCAGGTGGAATCGAACGATGTCTTCTTCGAGAAGGTTTACTATTCGCACCTCGTGAGGATGCGTAAGCCTAACCGCGAAATATTTGAGCTGGTGTTAAATGAAAATAATCTCAACCCTGCTGAAACGCTGTTTATCGACGACAGTCCCCAACACCTTAAAACCGGTCAGGAGCTTGGTCTTCATACGCATCTGAGGACAAAGGACGATTCACTGGAAAAATTCCTTTACAGATCGGGACTGCTAAAACCATAA
- a CDS encoding MIP/aquaporin family protein, with the protein MTPFIAELIGTMLLILLGDGVVANVVLNDTKGNNGGWIVITTAWGLAVFVGVVVAGPYSGAHLNPAVTIALAMAGKFAWGSVLSYITAQMLGACLGAFLVWVMYYDHFQRTNKPDSVLAVFCTGPAVRNYISNISSEIIGAFVLIFTIFYISGAEITPSKTPVGLGSVGAVPVAFLVWVIGLSLGGTTGYAINPARDLGPRLMHAILPIKSKGSSDWSYSWIPIAGPVIGAAIAALLYMQLR; encoded by the coding sequence ATGACGCCGTTCATAGCCGAATTAATAGGTACCATGCTGCTCATCCTTTTAGGGGATGGGGTAGTGGCCAATGTTGTGTTAAACGATACCAAAGGGAACAATGGTGGCTGGATTGTAATTACCACGGCCTGGGGACTGGCGGTATTTGTAGGAGTGGTGGTAGCTGGTCCGTATAGTGGCGCCCACCTCAATCCCGCTGTTACTATAGCTCTCGCCATGGCCGGGAAGTTTGCCTGGGGGAGTGTCCTTTCCTATATCACCGCGCAGATGCTTGGCGCCTGTCTCGGTGCCTTCCTGGTATGGGTAATGTATTATGATCATTTTCAGCGTACCAATAAGCCCGACTCTGTACTGGCTGTTTTTTGCACAGGTCCTGCTGTACGCAACTACATTTCGAATATTTCGAGTGAGATCATCGGCGCCTTTGTTCTCATCTTTACCATCTTCTACATTTCCGGTGCAGAGATCACGCCCAGTAAGACACCGGTTGGCCTGGGTTCAGTTGGAGCTGTGCCCGTGGCGTTCCTCGTTTGGGTAATCGGACTGTCGCTTGGTGGAACTACCGGATATGCTATCAATCCTGCGCGCGACTTAGGCCCGCGTTTGATGCATGCCATATTGCCCATTAAGAGTAAGGGGAGTAGTGACTGGTCCTATTCGTGGATCCCGATTGCCGGACCTGTCATAGGTGCCGCAATAGCTGCGCTGCTTTACATGCAACTTAGATAA
- the glpK gene encoding glycerol kinase GlpK: MESYILALDQGTTSSRAIVFDHKGEIRSVAQKEFTQIFPQPGWVEHDPNEIWSTQAGVAAEATVKLGLNGTNIKAIGITNQRETAIVWNRTTGEPVYNAIVWQDRRTAPFCDQLKRDGYTDTIRSKTGLVIDSYFSATKVKWILDNVEGAREKAEAGELAFGTVDSWLIWKLTRGRVHVTDVTNASRTMLFNIRTQQWDPELMDIFGIPASMLPEVKQSSEIYGETATTIFASKIPIAGIAGDQQAALFGQMCIDKAMVKNTYGTGCFMLMNIGDEFIESKNNLLTTIAWKIDGKIQYAFEGSIFIGGAVVQWLRDGLGIIKNSGDIEELALSVPDTGDLYFVPAFAGLGAPYWNSDVRGTIVGLTRGSTAGHLARAAIESIALQTMDVLKAMEADAGMKIQELRVDGGATVNNLLMQFQADILNCKVIRPNIVETTALGAAYLAGLAVGYWKDVDEIQQLWQTERTFVPASGTEEIQKTIKGWKKAIHVAQCWCDDKIESQTI, encoded by the coding sequence ATGGAAAGTTACATTCTAGCTCTTGATCAGGGCACTACCAGTTCCAGGGCAATTGTTTTTGACCACAAAGGCGAGATCAGATCAGTCGCGCAAAAAGAATTTACACAGATCTTTCCCCAGCCAGGATGGGTTGAACACGACCCTAACGAAATTTGGTCGACACAGGCGGGTGTAGCTGCAGAAGCAACGGTGAAACTTGGCCTGAACGGGACGAACATAAAAGCCATCGGTATTACCAATCAGCGTGAAACAGCCATTGTGTGGAACCGCACTACCGGAGAACCTGTATACAACGCCATCGTTTGGCAGGACAGGCGCACAGCGCCTTTTTGCGATCAGCTGAAACGCGACGGGTATACCGACACGATACGTTCTAAAACCGGACTGGTGATCGATTCGTATTTCTCGGCTACCAAGGTAAAGTGGATCCTGGATAATGTAGAAGGAGCAAGGGAGAAGGCAGAGGCAGGTGAACTGGCTTTCGGTACCGTGGACAGCTGGCTGATCTGGAAGCTTACACGCGGACGGGTACATGTAACCGATGTGACCAATGCCAGCCGTACCATGCTCTTCAATATCCGGACTCAGCAATGGGACCCTGAACTGATGGATATCTTCGGGATACCGGCAAGCATGCTGCCGGAGGTAAAACAATCGAGTGAGATCTACGGTGAAACGGCAACAACCATCTTCGCTTCTAAAATTCCTATTGCAGGCATCGCCGGCGATCAGCAGGCCGCCCTTTTTGGCCAGATGTGCATCGATAAGGCGATGGTAAAGAATACCTACGGAACCGGCTGTTTCATGTTGATGAACATTGGCGACGAGTTTATTGAATCGAAGAATAATCTGCTCACTACTATCGCATGGAAGATCGACGGAAAGATCCAGTATGCTTTCGAGGGAAGTATATTCATTGGCGGTGCAGTGGTACAGTGGCTTCGCGATGGGCTGGGCATCATTAAGAACTCGGGTGATATTGAAGAGCTGGCGCTCAGCGTTCCCGACACGGGCGACCTGTATTTTGTTCCCGCCTTCGCGGGACTTGGAGCGCCTTACTGGAATTCGGATGTGAGAGGAACAATTGTTGGTCTCACCCGTGGAAGCACCGCCGGACATTTAGCCCGGGCAGCTATTGAGTCGATCGCCTTACAAACCATGGATGTGTTAAAAGCAATGGAAGCCGACGCTGGCATGAAGATCCAGGAGTTAAGAGTAGACGGCGGCGCCACCGTTAATAATCTTTTAATGCAGTTTCAGGCAGATATTTTAAATTGCAAGGTGATCAGGCCTAATATCGTCGAAACCACAGCTCTTGGAGCTGCGTATCTGGCAGGTCTGGCCGTTGGATACTGGAAGGATGTGGATGAAATTCAGCAGCTTTGGCAAACCGAAAGAACCTTTGTTCCTGCATCGGGTACCGAAGAGATACAGAAAACGATCAAAGGCTGGAAAAAGGCGATACATGTAGCACAGTGCTGGTGTGATGATAAAATTGAATCACAAACCATTTAG